The following proteins are co-located in the Phytoactinopolyspora mesophila genome:
- the orn gene encoding oligoribonuclease, with translation MTNDRLVWIDCEMTGLDLTRDALIEVAVLVTDGELNVLGDGVDVVIRPPNETIEQMGDVVREMHTTSGLLDQLHSGISMEEARERTLDYVKTFVPEPVKAPLAGNTVHMDRLFLARDLPDLESWLHYRNVDVSSIKELVRRWYPRVYFASPSKTGNHRALGDIQDSINELRYYRQTVFVPLPGPDTDTSRAAAAATLEHAVGADDAKPPAV, from the coding sequence GTGACCAACGACCGACTCGTATGGATCGACTGCGAGATGACCGGCCTCGATCTCACCCGCGACGCCTTGATCGAGGTCGCCGTGCTCGTCACCGACGGAGAACTGAACGTGCTGGGCGACGGCGTAGACGTCGTCATCCGGCCACCGAACGAGACCATCGAGCAGATGGGCGACGTCGTCCGCGAGATGCACACCACCAGCGGGCTACTCGACCAGCTCCACAGCGGGATCTCCATGGAGGAGGCCCGCGAGCGCACGCTGGACTACGTCAAGACCTTTGTGCCGGAGCCGGTGAAGGCACCGCTGGCAGGAAACACGGTCCACATGGACCGTCTGTTTCTCGCGCGCGACCTGCCGGACTTGGAGAGCTGGCTGCACTATCGCAATGTCGACGTCTCGTCCATCAAAGAACTGGTGCGGCGCTGGTACCCGCGAGTGTATTTCGCGAGCCCGAGCAAGACCGGCAACCACCGCGCCCTCGGCGACATCCAGGACTCCATCAACGAACTACGCTACTACCGGCAGACGGTGTTCGTGCCTCTCCCGGGACCTGACACCGACACCTCCCGGGCAGCGGCAGCCGCGACTCTCGAGCACGCTGTAGGCGCCGACGACGCCAAGCCCCCCGCGGTGTGA